The DNA region GTAGTTTTGATTTTATATATAGTTTTCTACTGAGTACTGTCTGCTTTGATTTGGAAATTTCAGTTGGCGTTCGACTGCGCTTTGCTGACTAATTGGTCGAGGTGCTTGCCAAGAATATGCCATGCCTCTGCCATTTCCTTAGCATAGCTATGGCGTTGGTAGGTTCGTTTAACCTTGTTTTCTTCGGTGTGGTTAAGACAGCGCTCTGCTACTTCTGGCAGGACGCCCAGGGAAGTCATGATTGTTGCGCCAGTCCGTCTCAAGTCGTGCGGAGTCCACTTTCCTCCGGGAAGAAGTAGGGCCTGAGCGTTGGCGCTTCTGTTTCGTAAAATCCCCTGATCCGGCAGTCGTTGCCGATCACCAAGCTGCTTTGTCACCGTTTTTGAACATACAGGTCCGCTGTTTTGGGTGTTGGGATAACACCAGTGACTGTCGGAGCTGAATGCTAGGACTCTCTTAAAGTGCTGTATAGCGAAAGGTGAGAGGGTTATGTTGTGGGCCTTACCGTTTTTGCTTTGTTCACCAGGGATATGCCAGTTTGCTTTTTCGAGGTCGACATTTTCCCATCGAGCATTTAGTAGTTCACCAATGCGGCAGCAGGTCGATAGAGCAATCCAAATCGCAGCCTCTGAGGATGGAAGCAGACCTGCCTCAGGGGCGAGCTTTGCTAATGTGCGGATTTCTTCCTCGCTCAAAACGCGATCACGCTCGACCTCTTTACCTCCGATCTTAGCTTTGCGAATGCTCGAAGTAGGGTCGTGATCAATTAGGTCCCGGTCTACTGCGAATCTGAACATCTGTCGCATCAGGCTGAAGATCATCTTCGCCATTCGGTTAACGCCGCGCGCAAGCAGCGCATCAGTAACTTCCGTGATGTGACCTTTTTTCACGTCTTCGACTGCAAGCTTGCCGAGATAAGGCAAGACATCCTTTTCGAACATCCGGCGAACTTCTGCACCACCGTCCTTGCGGTTGATTAGGTCGACATTGGCCCAGTGATCGAACAAATTTTGGACGGTTTTCCTGGCTGCCTGTCGGGATTTGGCTTCCTCCAGCGCTGCTTGCTCCGCAGCAATCCGTGCAAGTTTAGCATCACGAGCTGCCACACGAGCAGCTTCCTCGGCCTCTAAATGCTCTTTTATATCCCTTACCCCAGACTTGTGGAGTCCTGCTAGCTCCTTGGCTCGCTGTCCTGCCTCTGCCAGGGTCATTGTGCCCTCGCTACCATCGCGGCTGTACGTGCCTATGGGGAAGGTGATGCGTTCACTGCTGCTGTTTGTGTAGCGGAAATAAAAGAGCCGCTCACCGCTGGGTGTTATGCGAGCTACCAGGCTGCCATGCCCCCAGATGGCGACTTCGCTAAGCCACTTATCGTTCGCACCGGGTTTGGCCGTCATCTGGCGGTCTGTGATCTTGGCCATATGGTCAGCTTCCCCGTTGCCAATTGGTTGCCAATTGAGATTCTCTGGTTGCCAATTCGTTGCCAATTGAGATCGGCTTTCTTCGAATCACATCGTGCTATTTTGGACGATGAAATGGCTGCAGGCCAGTAAAATCAAGGCCTTTGCAATTGTTTATTGGATTTGGTTGAATCTGATTGAACAGGTTGTTACCTGTATGGGGTGCAAGGGGTCGAGTGTTCGAATCACTCCGTCCCGACCATATTTAGAAAAAGGCCCAAGTCGAAAGACTTGGGCCTTTTTCGTTTCTGCGGATGGTCAGAGAGCTAAAGGCGTTAGGGTTCTCGGTCCCATCGTCTATTGGTGGGCGGATTAAAAGGCATGGCTGGATTCTTGGATCAAGGGCAGTCGTTGCGATTCGACCAGAGTTGCCGGGACCGACGAACCCAGTTGCTCAAGGACGTAACGGCCCCATTGCTCAGCCATGGCATCCGCGATTCCTTGATAGGTGCGACTGCGGTTCTTCCATCGATCCGGACCAGGCGCCATATAATGGACCACTGGTTCTCTACCAGCGACGATATCTGTAGGGTGCAGTTTCGGTAGGTTCTGTAGCCATAGATGAGTTTCCTTTCGCTCGCCATGGCCGAACATCCAGGGCTGGATGATCTGGTCCGGCTTACGAATATGGCTAGAGATGACCGATTTGGGATTTTCTAGGGCCTTGAAGTGGATGGGGGCAGCCATCAGGGCGCGGACGAAATCCAAGGCGCGTCTCTGCCGGCCGTCAGCGATCTTTGCGGCAAAGTACCGGGCACCAGACGTGGCAAGATCGGTGCAAGGTGGATGTGCAATCAGTAGATCCCAGCCCCAGTCCAGTAATCCCAAGACGTCGCCTTGGAAGTGCTCCCCAGGTTGCTCGGTGGGCAAGAGGTCACAGCTGACAGCGTAAAAGCCGATGCGAGTCAACGCGTCGCGGACCCGGCCGGAGAATTCGCAGGCAACCAAGGCGGTGGGAAAATGTTTACGCATGAGTTAACCCTCCAGCTCGGAGGGTGTGTGCGGCCGCCTGTTGCTGTCGTAGACCGTACGTCAGTACTGATGCGGTTAGGAGGGGTATCTCCTCCAGTGATTTTGTGACGGTGAATCTCACTTTTCCAGACTCTTCCATGCGAACCCCCTATAATCGCGGGCATCTACCCAATTTTACTGGGTGGAATATTTCCACAGGGCTTGTTGAATAATACCACTTACTGTGGCTTGTGGAATAATTCAACGATCATTTTTAGATCAATATGGAATCAACGCAGGAAAGAGTGAGATATTTTATGTCCAAGTTGGGGCACCGCGAGGTAAGCCTTGCTACTGGCATAAAGGAAGAGCGGTGTAAAACCATTCGCTATGATAAGAGAGCAAATCTCCGAACAAATGAGTTAGATCTCATTGCCGAACACTACCCCAAGTATTCTCTTTGGTTGCGCACGGGCAGAGTTGACCCAAGTAATGGGGAAGTTAGCCCTGAGTACGATGATGCAAATAGAGAAATGGTCGAACGAGGTGAGGAATAGAGGTAACTCTGTTGGTCGCTATACGTCACTTCCCCGAAAGGTGTTCACTAGATCGAGGTAGGCAGAAGCAGGTTCCAGTCCGGGGCGACTTGAAATAAGATGATTAACTGCCACTTGATTTTCACTGATTTATATTCGTAGGATGTAAGTAATCCATGCTGATAATGGATTTTTGCTCGGTGTATCTTGGTTGTATAAATACCACTAAGCAATTTTCAATCTGCAATATAGTCTATTCAAAAAATAGACGTTCAGTTTTTGCTATTTTCCCAAGCCGCCGTAGCAATATCAAAGATTTGGGAAATGACTCGTTTTAGTTCTTCAGGCGAGAGATATGCAAGGTCAATAATCTGATTTTTTACCCTAATAACTTTTGTGGCCGAGCGCATGATGTCTTCCATTGGGCCGCGTCCAACCTTTTCTGCTGTTCTGAGCCAGCACTCTGCTACTGCGTTGGCCAGCGGGGGATTGCCGCCAATTGATGCACGCTCGAATATCTGAACCATCGCATCTTCAGTGAGCTGCTTGACGAGCTCCCAGCGCTCAGGGGCTTCATCGCCTCGGTCCAAGATTGTTCCCCTTACCCAGAGTCTCTGGAAAGCGTTACGAACACCTCCCGCAAAGCGGGCCACCCGTTCACGGGAGTTATCTGCAAAGCGCCATGCCACAACGTCTGGTGCGAGAACTGTCGCCATGAATGCCCAGACATCGTCGCGAAGGGCTTCGCCAGACTTTAGCTCTTTCTTCTGCGCGAGATAGATCGCTGCCTCCTGATCAAACTGCGATCTGGCTGATTGCGAGTTGGTGTTGGGGAAGCCGGATCTCTGGGCGATTCGTCTCAGCTCTACCGCTACGTCGACCGCAACTGCATCAGCTCTGGCGCCACCGCTCGGGGCGATGGATTTCAGCGATGCATACTCACTGAGCAGGTCTATTCCAGTCTTACCGCCGGGAGGTACTTCCTTGAGACGTTCAAGGATGGTGGTGATGCCGTGAGCCTTCAGGCGTGGCAGGAGAGAAACTCGCGTCATTCCATTTCTCCAAAGTCAGCAATGGCCAAGATCGAGGCCCTGAACTTGCCAGGCTTGTAGGTGTGCATTTGACGAATGCTGTCGAGGCTTTGGCCGGAGAAGGCCATTTCCATCCAGACTCTGGCCTGATAGCCAATCGAGCCTTCCTCATACTGGGCAAGCTCTGCTTCATCTTCGCTTGCTAGTGCGGCCTCGATCATCTGCGTCATCACATC from Pseudomonas tohonis includes:
- a CDS encoding site-specific integrase, producing MAKITDRQMTAKPGANDKWLSEVAIWGHGSLVARITPSGERLFYFRYTNSSSERITFPIGTYSRDGSEGTMTLAEAGQRAKELAGLHKSGVRDIKEHLEAEEAARVAARDAKLARIAAEQAALEEAKSRQAARKTVQNLFDHWANVDLINRKDGGAEVRRMFEKDVLPYLGKLAVEDVKKGHITEVTDALLARGVNRMAKMIFSLMRQMFRFAVDRDLIDHDPTSSIRKAKIGGKEVERDRVLSEEEIRTLAKLAPEAGLLPSSEAAIWIALSTCCRIGELLNARWENVDLEKANWHIPGEQSKNGKAHNITLSPFAIQHFKRVLAFSSDSHWCYPNTQNSGPVCSKTVTKQLGDRQRLPDQGILRNRSANAQALLLPGGKWTPHDLRRTGATIMTSLGVLPEVAERCLNHTEENKVKRTYQRHSYAKEMAEAWHILGKHLDQLVSKAQSNAN
- a CDS encoding DNA cytosine methyltransferase — protein: MRKHFPTALVACEFSGRVRDALTRIGFYAVSCDLLPTEQPGEHFQGDVLGLLDWGWDLLIAHPPCTDLATSGARYFAAKIADGRQRRALDFVRALMAAPIHFKALENPKSVISSHIRKPDQIIQPWMFGHGERKETHLWLQNLPKLHPTDIVAGREPVVHYMAPGPDRWKNRSRTYQGIADAMAEQWGRYVLEQLGSSVPATLVESQRLPLIQESSHAF
- a CDS encoding DUF6339 family protein; the encoded protein is MTRVSLLPRLKAHGITTILERLKEVPPGGKTGIDLLSEYASLKSIAPSGGARADAVAVDVAVELRRIAQRSGFPNTNSQSARSQFDQEAAIYLAQKKELKSGEALRDDVWAFMATVLAPDVVAWRFADNSRERVARFAGGVRNAFQRLWVRGTILDRGDEAPERWELVKQLTEDAMVQIFERASIGGNPPLANAVAECWLRTAEKVGRGPMEDIMRSATKVIRVKNQIIDLAYLSPEELKRVISQIFDIATAAWENSKN